Proteins from one Salaquimonas pukyongi genomic window:
- a CDS encoding ArsR/SmtB family transcription factor, whose product MQQLVSTFSALGDPVRFAIVERLLGEGELSAGDLQDSASVSPPAISRHLKVLRQAGIVDRRIEKQRRFYSVRPEAVQAISAWTMSHREFWEASLDRLEAAIMREVQRK is encoded by the coding sequence ATGCAGCAACTTGTCAGCACGTTTTCGGCTCTGGGCGATCCTGTCCGGTTTGCCATTGTCGAGCGCCTGCTTGGCGAGGGGGAATTGAGCGCTGGAGATCTTCAGGACAGCGCTTCGGTTTCCCCGCCGGCCATTTCGCGGCACCTGAAGGTGCTGCGGCAGGCGGGAATTGTTGATCGGAGAATTGAAAAGCAGCGGCGGTTTTACTCCGTTCGCCCGGAAGCCGTGCAGGCGATCAGCGCCTGGACGATGAGCCACCGGGAGTTCTGGGAAGCCAGCCTTGACCGGCTGGAAGCCGCAATAATGAGAGAGGTACAGCGCAAATGA
- a CDS encoding agmatine deiminase family protein, with protein MAASGMSNPMALGFRQPEEADPHERTFMQWPNALEVYKNRDDLEAVQEKIALIADTIARYEPVVMLADAGLHDEIGYWLSSKDIELWDVATEDLWCRDAGPLFLLNGRDELAAANLNFNGWGQKQKHDRDGRVAQTLLEKMGVHEFNTGVVGEPGGIEFDGEGTLIAHESSWLNPNRNSASRDVVTRQLKLAYGAQKLIWAKGVYGQDITDYHIDALARFVEPGVILIQLPDEIDPADPWSAAAWNTYRILKDAVDHAGRKFEIVVIPEPLQVRSAYPDFVASYVNYYLCNGAVIAAEFGDDKADAIAAKTLGELYPGREIVLLNVDAIGEAGGGIHCATQQQPASAGIWTGTINTGIRRAR; from the coding sequence ATGGCCGCTTCCGGCATGAGCAACCCGATGGCGCTCGGCTTTCGCCAGCCCGAGGAAGCAGACCCCCATGAGCGCACCTTCATGCAGTGGCCGAACGCCCTTGAGGTCTACAAGAATCGGGATGACCTTGAAGCGGTACAGGAAAAAATTGCGCTGATCGCCGATACGATCGCCCGGTATGAACCCGTCGTCATGCTGGCGGATGCCGGACTGCATGATGAAATCGGTTATTGGCTGTCGTCAAAAGACATCGAACTGTGGGATGTGGCCACCGAAGATTTGTGGTGCCGGGATGCAGGGCCGCTGTTTCTGCTCAACGGCAGGGACGAACTTGCCGCCGCCAACCTGAACTTCAATGGCTGGGGCCAAAAGCAGAAGCACGACAGGGATGGAAGGGTGGCGCAAACCCTGCTTGAAAAAATGGGCGTGCACGAATTCAACACCGGTGTCGTGGGGGAGCCGGGCGGCATCGAATTCGACGGGGAGGGTACGTTGATCGCCCATGAATCCTCCTGGCTCAATCCGAACCGGAACAGCGCCTCCCGCGATGTGGTCACCCGGCAGCTCAAACTGGCCTATGGTGCACAAAAACTGATCTGGGCAAAGGGCGTCTATGGTCAGGACATTACCGATTACCACATCGATGCCCTGGCGCGGTTTGTCGAACCGGGCGTGATCCTCATTCAATTGCCCGATGAAATCGATCCGGCTGATCCCTGGTCGGCAGCAGCATGGAACACATACCGGATTTTGAAGGACGCGGTGGACCATGCAGGCCGGAAATTCGAGATCGTGGTCATTCCCGAACCGCTTCAGGTTCGCTCGGCCTATCCTGATTTCGTCGCTTCCTACGTGAACTATTATCTATGCAACGGCGCCGTGATTGCCGCCGAATTCGGTGATGACAAGGCGGATGCCATTGCGGCCAAAACCCTTGGCGAACTATATCCCGGCCGCGAAATCGTCCTGCTCAACGTGGATGCCATCGGCGAAGCGGGGGGCGGCATTCATTGCGCCACCCAGCAGCAGCCCGCATCGGCAGGCATCTGGACGGGGACGATAAATACAGGCATCAGGCGCGCGCGTTAA
- a CDS encoding YHYH protein yields MRHKTTLILATALCAASATASIAANNARISKNAGQICIASNGLPNHAMGRFPNRGNPHAVSAQRIRVCVPSNPKKASQPRWIDRGGIGIALNGVMIRPEAADCWDPSSPRGFSRNCASGWRLEPMGPGNKFGLDQNKAHVDRRGLYHYHGMPSGLGAAKQGTLIGYAADGFEIHHAGGRVKSGYRLKPGKRPSGGGNPGGRYDGSFVEDYQYTGGSGTLDACNGGMLNGKYVYFATAEFPYFPRCLYGTQAKAFR; encoded by the coding sequence ATGCGACACAAAACAACCCTGATCCTGGCAACCGCACTGTGCGCTGCCTCCGCTACCGCCAGCATTGCCGCCAACAATGCACGGATATCGAAAAATGCCGGTCAGATCTGTATTGCTTCCAACGGCTTGCCCAACCACGCCATGGGCCGGTTTCCCAACCGCGGCAATCCCCATGCGGTGTCCGCCCAGCGTATTCGCGTCTGCGTTCCCTCCAATCCCAAGAAGGCATCGCAGCCGCGCTGGATCGACCGTGGCGGAATCGGCATAGCACTGAACGGTGTGATGATCCGGCCAGAGGCCGCCGATTGCTGGGACCCGTCGAGCCCGCGCGGCTTTTCGCGCAACTGTGCTTCAGGCTGGCGGCTCGAACCGATGGGTCCCGGCAACAAATTCGGGCTTGATCAAAACAAGGCGCATGTGGACCGTCGCGGCCTGTACCATTATCACGGCATGCCATCGGGCCTTGGTGCTGCAAAACAGGGAACGCTGATCGGCTATGCAGCGGACGGCTTTGAAATCCACCATGCGGGCGGGCGAGTGAAATCCGGCTACAGGCTTAAACCCGGAAAACGGCCCTCCGGCGGAGGCAACCCAGGTGGCCGCTATGATGGCTCTTTCGTGGAAGACTATCAATATACAGGCGGCAGCGGCACGCTGGATGCCTGTAATGGCGGCATGCTGAACGGCAAGTATGTCTACTTTGCCACGGCCGAGTTCCCCTATTTCCCACGCTGTCTTTATGGCACCCAGGCAAAGGCGTTTCGCTAG
- a CDS encoding SRPBCC family protein, translating to MTDLRIERKFARDPETVFNYVTRTEHLLEWWGPEGMGVPEYEMDFTRPGPWWSVMVNAEGKRYKVSGKVIAVDPPKAVEFTWGWHDENDERGHESTVRFEVTADGAGGSVFTLLHSGLADEESATNHNMGWTSALKKLERMA from the coding sequence ATGACCGATCTGAGGATTGAACGCAAATTTGCCCGTGACCCGGAAACGGTGTTCAACTACGTGACCCGTACCGAGCACCTGCTGGAATGGTGGGGACCGGAAGGCATGGGCGTTCCGGAATACGAGATGGATTTCACCAGGCCCGGCCCGTGGTGGTCGGTGATGGTGAATGCCGAGGGAAAGCGCTACAAGGTTTCCGGAAAGGTCATTGCCGTGGACCCGCCAAAGGCGGTGGAGTTCACCTGGGGCTGGCACGACGAAAACGACGAGCGCGGGCACGAAAGCACCGTGCGCTTTGAGGTTACAGCGGACGGCGCCGGAGGCAGCGTGTTCACACTGCTTCACAGCGGCCTTGCCGATGAGGAAAGCGCCACCAACCACAATATGGGCTGGACCTCGGCACTGAAAAAGCTGGAACGCATGGCCTGA
- a CDS encoding type II toxin-antitoxin system Phd/YefM family antitoxin, with protein MNSTSITELRKRLAEMVDRVTGDHEPLLITREGGKPSAVLMSLEDFASYEETQYLLKSPENARRLAESIGGLSKGEGEVRELAE; from the coding sequence ATGAACAGCACCTCGATCACAGAATTGCGCAAGCGCCTCGCCGAGATGGTTGACCGGGTAACCGGCGATCATGAACCGCTTCTCATTACCCGGGAAGGCGGCAAGCCTTCAGCCGTGCTGATGTCGCTTGAGGATTTCGCTTCTTATGAAGAAACTCAATATTTGCTGAAGTCGCCTGAAAATGCCCGCCGCCTCGCTGAAAGCATCGGAGGGCTTTCGAAAGGCGAAGGCGAAGTACGCGAATTGGCCGAGTAG
- a CDS encoding DMT family transporter — MTAIRTYQTAGILLGLVGGLVISFDVPVIRAAGTDPWLLLAARSLVPLPLYLVIWRYFRRFHGTPQNPFANITWVQVGIIYGLSQICFTTSVFNTSAANLVFILAFNPLLAAVLSWWLIGEKPKLSTWIAIAATMAGVAIIVGGGLQAGTWFGDFFALGAAVTLALALTLSRKSGADMSLAPGLGGLISAAYVLPMVITHYSPPESWGWLIVNGALLVPIAAICLAMAPRFIPAPQAAIFYLLETVLAPLWVWWFFGEKMTRETMAGGAIVLAAIAGHTLWKLRRPGPRVKQVELPA; from the coding sequence ATGACGGCGATCAGGACCTATCAGACGGCGGGCATTCTGCTCGGCCTTGTCGGCGGGCTGGTCATTTCCTTCGACGTGCCGGTGATCCGCGCAGCCGGCACCGATCCGTGGCTGCTGCTGGCCGCACGCTCCCTGGTGCCTCTGCCGCTTTACCTTGTCATTTGGCGCTACTTCCGCCGTTTCCACGGCACGCCGCAAAACCCCTTCGCCAACATCACCTGGGTCCAGGTCGGCATCATCTACGGCCTTTCGCAAATCTGTTTTACCACCAGCGTGTTCAATACGTCCGCTGCCAATCTGGTTTTCATCCTGGCCTTCAACCCGCTGCTGGCGGCGGTGCTGTCGTGGTGGCTGATCGGGGAAAAGCCGAAGCTCTCGACCTGGATCGCCATTGCCGCGACCATGGCCGGGGTGGCGATCATTGTCGGCGGCGGGTTGCAGGCCGGCACCTGGTTTGGCGATTTCTTCGCGCTGGGAGCTGCCGTCACCCTGGCGCTGGCCCTGACATTGTCACGAAAGTCGGGCGCCGACATGTCGCTCGCGCCGGGACTTGGCGGATTGATTTCCGCTGCCTATGTCCTGCCGATGGTGATCACCCATTACAGCCCGCCGGAAAGCTGGGGCTGGCTGATCGTCAATGGCGCCCTGCTGGTGCCCATTGCCGCCATCTGCCTTGCCATGGCGCCGCGCTTTATTCCCGCGCCGCAGGCGGCGATCTTCTATCTGCTGGAAACCGTCCTCGCGCCACTTTGGGTCTGGTGGTTCTTCGGCGAAAAAATGACCCGGGAAACGATGGCCGGCGGGGCGATCGTGCTGGCCGCCATTGCCGGCCACACGCTGTGGAAACTGCGCAGACCGGGGCCGCGGGTCAAGCAAGTCGAGCTGCCGGCATGA
- a CDS encoding Txe/YoeB family addiction module toxin, with protein sequence MQIVFSPQAWEDYLYWQSKDRKRLERINALIRECTRTPYRGTGKPEPLRGPLSGWWSRRIDREHRLVYRAEKDDLLIAQCRYHY encoded by the coding sequence GTGCAGATTGTCTTCAGCCCGCAGGCTTGGGAAGACTATCTTTATTGGCAGTCGAAAGACCGCAAGCGTCTTGAGCGCATCAATGCCCTTATCCGTGAATGTACCAGGACGCCCTACAGGGGGACCGGCAAGCCGGAGCCCTTGCGCGGCCCTCTGAGCGGCTGGTGGTCGCGCCGCATCGACCGCGAACACCGGCTGGTCTATCGTGCGGAAAAGGACGATTTGCTGATTGCCCAATGCCGCTATCACTATTGA
- a CDS encoding glutathione S-transferase family protein, translated as MRLFIGNKNYSSWSLRPWIAMKAKGIEFEEVLVPFDDEGGNPEFREFSPSGKVPTLVDGDLTIWESLAILEYLSDRFPDKALWPQDIAVRARARAVANEMHGGFGGLRSQCPMNMRRKVRAIGVTGAVRRDVARIETLWDGCLAASGGPFLFGEFCNADAMFAPVVNRLETYALSDHEAVAAYTGAMKALPAWIEWERAAIAEPWIVPADEA; from the coding sequence ATGCGGCTTTTTATCGGCAACAAGAACTATTCCTCATGGTCGTTGCGGCCATGGATCGCCATGAAGGCAAAGGGCATCGAATTTGAGGAGGTGCTCGTTCCCTTCGACGATGAAGGCGGCAATCCTGAGTTCAGGGAGTTCTCGCCGAGCGGCAAGGTGCCGACCCTCGTGGATGGCGATCTGACCATCTGGGAATCCCTTGCCATTTTGGAATATCTTTCAGACCGCTTCCCCGACAAGGCCCTCTGGCCGCAGGATATCGCCGTGCGGGCCAGAGCCCGGGCCGTGGCAAACGAAATGCATGGCGGTTTTGGCGGCTTGCGGTCGCAATGCCCGATGAACATGCGCCGTAAAGTGCGCGCCATCGGCGTAACCGGTGCCGTGCGCCGGGATGTCGCCCGCATCGAAACGCTCTGGGACGGCTGCCTTGCAGCCTCGGGCGGGCCGTTCCTGTTTGGCGAATTCTGCAATGCCGATGCCATGTTCGCGCCGGTGGTCAACCGATTGGAAACATACGCACTGTCGGACCATGAGGCCGTTGCGGCCTATACCGGCGCCATGAAGGCACTGCCTGCCTGGATCGAATGGGAAAGGGCGGCGATTGCCGAACCCTGGATCGTGCCCGCCGACGAAGCCTGA
- a CDS encoding GDCCVxC domain-containing (seleno)protein, producing MPTDACQWFYDCKGCGKLLKPKPGDCCVFCSYGTVACPPIQEGNSCCS from the coding sequence ATGCCAACAGACGCTTGCCAGTGGTTTTATGACTGCAAAGGGTGCGGTAAATTGCTGAAACCAAAACCCGGAGATTGTTGCGTCTTTTGTTCATACGGAACGGTTGCCTGTCCGCCGATTCAGGAAGGCAATTCGTGCTGCAGCTGA
- the merF gene encoding mercury resistance system transport protein MerF, producing METSLGNRLLKTGVAGTLVTALCCFTPILVWLLTAIGLAGIIGYLDIVLFPALGVFVLVTGYAFWRRQTR from the coding sequence ATGGAGACAAGTTTGGGAAACAGGCTGCTCAAAACCGGCGTTGCCGGGACACTCGTGACCGCCTTGTGCTGCTTTACACCAATTCTGGTTTGGCTTCTCACGGCAATCGGGCTTGCTGGAATAATAGGCTATCTGGATATCGTTTTGTTCCCTGCTTTGGGCGTGTTTGTTCTTGTTACAGGATATGCATTTTGGCGACGTCAGACCCGGTAA
- a CDS encoding MerR family transcriptional regulator, with translation MLAIGKAAELSGVNIETIRYYEREGVVPKPERTVSGRRIYSKADIDRLRFIKRCRELGLPICEAKSLLGLAGKKKLNCASARSIATDHLSVVRRKIVELGRMETALQNLIVQCEENDRNCPIIDELLAD, from the coding sequence ATGCTGGCGATTGGAAAAGCAGCCGAACTGAGTGGCGTAAACATTGAGACCATTCGCTATTATGAACGCGAGGGGGTTGTTCCCAAACCTGAGCGTACAGTGTCTGGCCGGCGGATCTACTCAAAGGCAGATATTGACCGCCTCCGGTTCATCAAGCGATGCCGCGAATTGGGACTGCCAATTTGCGAGGCCAAATCACTGTTGGGATTGGCTGGCAAGAAGAAGCTCAACTGCGCAAGCGCACGGAGCATTGCCACCGATCATCTTTCTGTGGTCCGGAGGAAAATCGTTGAGCTTGGGCGGATGGAAACCGCATTGCAGAATTTGATTGTTCAGTGTGAAGAAAACGATCGAAACTGCCCGATCATTGATGAACTTCTGGCAGATTGA